ACTGCTTGCGCACCAGGTAGGCGTACCCACGATGGTGGTATTTTTGAACAAGGCTGACATGGTGGACGACCCCGAGCTATTGGAGCTTGTAGAGATTGAAGTGAGGGAGCTTCTGACGAAGTACCAGTTCCCCGGGGACGAGACTCCTGTGATAGCGGGTTCAGCGCTCAAGGCTCTGGAATGCGGATGTGGTAAGAGGGATTGTCCGTGGTGCGGGAAGATATGGGAGTTGATGGATGCGGTAGACAGGTACATTCCGACTCCTGTGAGGGATACTGAGAAGCCGTTCCTGATGGCGATAGAGGACGTATTCACGATAACTGGTCGTGGGACAGTTGTGACGGGCAGGATAGAGCGCGGCCAGGTGAAGGTAGGGGACGAGATCGAGATAGTTGGGTTCATAGAGAGGCCGAAGAAGACTGTAGTGACGGGTGTAGAGATGTTCCGGAAGCTGCTGGACCAGGGACAGGCTGGGGACAACGTTGGGTGTTTGCTCCGGGGTATAGATAAGGACGAGGTATTCCGTGGGATGGTGCTGGCGAAGCCGGCGTCGATAAAGCCACACACGAAGTTCGACGCCGAGGTGTATGTGCTGACGAAGGAAGAAGGGGGGCGGCACACGCCGTTTTTCAACGGATACAGGCCGCAGTTCTACTTCAGGACGACGGACGTGACGGGCGTGGTTAAGTTGCCCGACGGAGTGGAGATGGTGATGCCTGGAGACAACATCCGGATGGAGCTCGAGTTGATCGCGCCGATAGCGATGGAGGAAGGCTTGAGGTTCGCGATCCGCGAGGGCGGCAGGACGGTTGGAGCGGGGGTTGTCACCAAGATCAACGAGTGACCAGCCACGTAGCGAGGAGGGGAATTGATGCCTGCCCAAAAGATCAGGATCCGCCTCAGGGCGTTTGACCATAAGATCCTCGACCGCTCGGCGGAGAGGATAGTGGACACCGCGAAACGTACCGGCGCCTCGGTTTCGGGCCCGGTGCCGCTCCCGACGGAGAAGAGCGTGTACACGATCCTGGTCGCGCCCAACGGCGAGAAGGACATTCGCGAGCAGTTCGAGATGCGGATTCACAAGCGCCTGATAGATATAGTCGAACCGACGTCCAAGACGGTGGACGCCCTCATGCGGCTGGATCTGCCGGCAGGGGTTGATATCGAGATCAAGCTCTAGGTCGGGCGGATACCAGGTTACTGAGGGAGGTGGACTCGATGCGGAAGGGAATCATTGGCCGTAAACTCGGCATGACCCAGGTGTTCGACGACAAAGGGGTGCTCATCCCCGTGACGGTCGTCGAAGCCGGGCCGTGCGTGATCGTACAGAAGAAGACGGTCGAGAGCGACGGGTACCAGGCGCTCCAGGTCGGGTTCGGGCCCGCACGCGAGAAGTCGCTGCGCAAGCCGGTCAAGGGGCACTTTGCGAAGGCGAGGGTACCCCTGGCGAGGCGCCTGCGCGAGCTCAGGCTCGACAAGGTGGACGGGTACGAGGTCGGCAGCGAGATCAAGGCCGACATATTCTCGGCCGGCGAACTCGTGGACGTGATAGGCCTCACCAAGGGCCGTGGCTTCGCCGGCGGCGTCAAGAGGTGGGGGTTCCACCGCGGGCCGATGGCCCACGGCTCCAAGTACCACCGCGGACCCGGTTCGCTCCAGTCCCGTAAAGCCGCCCGCGTATTCAAGGGCAGGCTCATGCCGGGCAGGTACGGCCAGGAGCGCGTGACGATCCAGAATCTCAGGGTCGTGAAGATCGATCCTGACAGGAACCTCATGTTGATACGGGGCGCGATCCCCGGGGCTAACGGCTCCCTGGTCACGATCAAGAATGCCGTGAAGGCCTCGTAGAGGGGAGGGACCAGGAGTGCCTAAGGTCGACGTTGTGAATGTAACCGGCGCAAAAGTCGGCGAGATGGATCTGAACGATTCGGTGTTCGGGGTCGAGGAAAACGAGCACCTGATGCACATGGCTGTCAGGATGCACCTCGACAACTCCCGCGTGGGGACTGCGGATACGAAGACCCGCGCGGAGGTCGACGGTGGCGGCCGGAAACCGTGGAGGCAGAAGGGGACCGGTCGCGCGAGACAGGGGACTATTCGTTCCCCGCTCTGGCGCAAGGGCGGTGTCGTGTTCGGCCCGCACCCGAGGGATTTTGGGTTCGAGATGCCGAGGAAGCAGAGGAGACTCGCTTTGAAGTCGGCGCTGTCGTCGAAGCTCCGTTCGGGGGAGATCATCGTGTTGGACGAGCTTCGCCTGAGCGAGCCCAGGACCAGAGAGATGGTCAAGGTGCTTTCGAACCTGAACGTAGGGGGGCGTACCGCTCTGGTGGTTACCGCGGCTCCCGACGAAAGCGTCTCGAGGTCTTCGAGGAACATAGCCGGAGTCACCACATCGACGGCGCAAAACCTTAACGTGTACGACGTCCTCGCTCACGAGAAGGTCGTTCTCACAAAGGACGCCGCCAAACGCGTCGAGGAGGTGCTCGGCACGCCATGACGGCGAGAGACATAATCATCCGGCCGATAGTGACTGAGAAGAGCAACACCGCGATGGGCCACTCGATTTACACGTTCGTCGTGGCCGAGAGGGCCAACAAGACCCAGATCAGGGACGCGGTGGAAGAGATATTCAAGGTCAAGGTGAAGGCCGTCAACACAATGCGGATGCTGGGCAAGGTCAGAAGGATGGGCGTCCACAGCGGGCGGCGGCCCAACTGGAAGAAAGCCATGGTGACCCTCGAGGAAGGCCAGAAGATACAGTTCTTCGAGGGCATGTAAGCGACTTGCTCGCTGGGAGGTAGTCGCAGATGGGTGTGAAATCGTTCAAGCCGACGTCCCCCGGCATCAGGGGGATGACGGTCAGCACATTTGAAGAGATAACCAGGACCAGGCCCGAGCGGTCGCTTATCGCCAATCTCAAGAAGCATGCAGGCCGCAACGCGCGCGGCAAGATCACCGTCCGTCACCAGGGGGGCGGCTCGAGGCGGGCGTACCGCATCGTCGACTTCCGCCGCGACAAGGACGGGATTCCTGCCAAAGTGGCGACGATCGAGTACGACCCGAACCGCTCGGCGAGGATCGCGCTGCTTCACTACGCCGACGGCGAGAAGCGCTACATCCTCGCGCCGGTGGGCGTGGCGGTGGGCGATACACTTCTCTCGGGGCCGGACGCCGACATAAAGGCCGGCAACAACCTGCCCCTGAGGAACATCCCGACCGGCACGATGGTGCATCATATCGAGCTGCAACCGGGAAAGGGCGCCCAGATCGCCCGCGCGGCGGGCGTCAGCGCGCAGATAATGGCGAAGGAAGGACCGCACGCCTTGCTCAGGATGCCGTCAGGCGAGCAAAGGCTGGTCAGCCTCGATTGCAGGGCGACCATAGGCCAGGTCGGCAACGTGGAGCATGAGAACATCTCGATAGGCAAGGCAGGGCGGAGCCGCTGGATGGGCAAGCGGCCGGCGGTGCGCGGGGTCGTCATGAACCCCGTAGACCACCCGCACGGCGGCGGCGAGGGCAAGTCGCCGATCGGGCGCAAGCACCCCGTTACGCCGTGGGGCAAGCCGACGCTGGGTTATAAGACGCGGAAGAAGCGCAAGCCGTCCGACATCTACATCGTCAAGCGGCGGAAGTAAGAAGGGAGGCCTGTGAATGTCCAGGTCCGTCAAGAAGGGGCCGTTTGTGGACGAGAAGCTGCACGCTCGAGTCAAGGCCATGAACGCGAAGGGCGACAAGAGGGTCATCCGCACGTGGTCCAGGGATTCGACCATTATCCCCGACATGGTCGGGCACACCATAGCGGTATACGACGGGCGGAAGCACGTCCCCGTGTACATCACTGAGGAAATGATCGGTCACAAGCTGGGAGAGTTCGCTCCCACGCGCACCTTCCGCGGTCACGGTGCTCACACGGAGCGGTCGACCGCGTTGAAGTGACCTTAGGGAGGGGTCTTTCGGTGGAGACGGGTTCGGCCGGAGCAAGAGCGGTGGCCAGGCACATCCGCATATCGCCGACGAAGGTCAGGATAGTCGCGAACCTGATCAAGGGCAAGAAAGTGGATGAGGCTTTCGCAATACTGCGCTTCACGCCCAAGAGGGCTTCGGTGATCATAAGTAAGGTGCTCAAGTCGGCGGTTGCCAACGCTGAGAACAACTTCGAAATGAACGGGAAGAACCTCTACGTCGCTGAGGCGATAGTCGACCAGGGCCCGACCTGGAAGCGGTATCAACCCCGGCAGAGGGGGCAGGCTTTCCCGATTCTCAAACGTACCAGCCACATCACCGTGGTTGTCAAGGAGAGAAAGGAGGGGAAGTAATGGGCCAGAAGGTCCATCCAAAGGGACTCAGGATAGGCATCATCAAGGATTGGGACGCAAAGTGGTTCGCGGATAAGAAGGAGTTTCCGTCCATCCTCATGGAAGACGTGAAGATCCGCGAGTTCTTGAAGAAGAAGCTTTACATCACGGGCGTGTCTCGGATTGAGATAGAAAGGGCGGCCAACAGGCTGAAGGTCACCATCTACACGGCCAAACCCGGTATGGTCATCGGCCGCGGCGGGGCCGGCGTGGAGGACATCAGGAAGCAGGTTGAAGCCCTGACAGGCAAACAGGTCGCCCTCAACATCGTCGAGGTCAAGTCGCCCGAAACGGATGCTCAGCTCGTGGCCGAGAACGTCGCGCAGCAGCTCGAGAAGAGGATATCGTTCAGAAGGGCCATGAAGCAGGCGATATCCAGGGCGATGAGGCTCGGGGCCAGGGGCTGCAAGGTGAGGATCTCGGGACGTCTCGGCGGCGCCGAAATGGCGCGTAGGGAGAGGGATGTCGAGGGCACGGTCCCGCTCCACACCCTGAGAGCCGACATAGACTACGGCTTCGCGGAAGCGACGACGACTTACGGCAAGATCGGCATCAAGGTGTGGATATACAAGGGCGAAGTCCTTCCGGCGGCGCCCCGCAGAGACAAGGAGAAGCCCAAGGCGGCGGTTGAGGGAGGAGAGTAACCCATGTTGATGCCCAAGAGGGTCAAGTACCGGAAGCAGCACCGCGGGCGCATGACCGGAAAGGCCTACAGGGGTTCGGAAGTGCTTTACGGCGAGTACGGCCTGCAGGCTCTCGAGCCGGCGTGGGTTTCCGATCGCCAGATTGAGGCAGCGCGTGTGGCCCTGACCAGGTATATCAAGAGGGGCGGGAAGGTCTGGATCAAAATATTCCCCGACAAGCCCGTTACCCAGAAGCCTGCCGAAACCCGGATGGGCTCCGGCAAGGGCAACCCCGAATTTTGGGTCGCCGTGGTGAAGCCGGGCCGCGTGCTGTTCGAACTTGCCGGGGTTAGCGAAGATGTCGCGAGGGAGGCCATGAGGCTTGCCGCGTTCAAGCTGCCCTTGAAGACGCGCTTCGTGAAGCGCGAGGAAGTGGGTGGTGAAGCGAATGAAGGCTAAGGATCTTCGCGATATGGAGGGCGCCGAGCTGGCCAAGAAGCTCGAAGGCCTCAAGGAGGAATTGTTTAACCTGCGGTTTCAGCTGGCCACAAACCAGCTCGAAAACCCGATGAGGATCAGGGAAGTCCGTCGCGACATCGCAAAGATCAAGACGATCCTCAGGGAGCGGGAACTCCAGGCCGGCCGGGCCAGGGCATAGAACAGGGGGACGCTGACATGGAAGAGAGGCGGGGAGCGAGGAAGGTAAGGGTGGGGACGGTCGTGTCCGACAAGATGGACAAGACAGTCGTGGTCGCCATTGAAAGGTTCACGTCCCACCCATTGTACGGGCGCCGCCTTAAGGTTACCAAGAAGCTGAAGGCACACGATGAAACGAACGACTGCAAGGTCGGCGACAAGGTGAGAGTGATGGAAACGCGACCGCTCTCCAGGGAGAAGCGGTGGCGCGTGGTAGAGGTGCTCGAGCGAGCCAAGTAACCGGAAGGCCGGCGATCGAGGGGAGGTTACGGGCGTGATACAGAGTTACACCAGGCTGACGGTTGCCGACAACACCGGGGCCAAGAAGATCATGTGTATCAGGGTGCTCGGCGGGCATTATCGCAGGTATGCCAACATCGGCGATGTGATCGTGGCGTCGGTGAAGGAGTCGACCCCCGGCGGAGTAGTCAAGAAGGGCGACGTCGTGAAGGCTGTCATCGTGAGGTCCAGGAAGGGCCTCAGGCGCCCGGACGGGTCGTACATCAAGTTCGACGAGAACGCCGCCGTCATACTGAAGGACGACAAGGAGCCAAGAGGTACCCGCATATTCGGACCCGTGGCGAGGGAATTGCGTGAGAGGGAATTCATGAAGATCATATCCCTCGCGCCCGAGGTGCTCTAGGGAGGTATCCCGATGGAACGGGAACGGATTCACGTAAAGAGCGGCGATACGGTGTACGTCACCGCGGGGAAGTACAAGGGTAAGAAGGGGAAGGTTCTGAAGGTGATCCCGGATAAAGGCGCCGTCGTGGTTGAGGGCGTTAACATAGTCAAGAAGCATCAGAAACCTACCCAGAAGGTCATGCAGGGCGGAATCATCGAGAAGGAAGCGCCGTTTCCCAGCTCCAAGGTCATGTGGGTTTGCCCTCGGTGCGGAAAGCCGTCCAGGGTGGGCAACAAGGTGCTTGAGGCCGGCAAGACCGCCAGGGTCTGCAAGCAGTGCGGCGAGGTAGTATAGGCGGTAACGCAGGCAGGCCGGAGGCTCGAAAGGAGGTACGGAAGTGGCGTACCTGAAGGACAAGTACGTTAATGAAATCGTCCCGCAAATGATGAAGACATTCGAGTACAAGAACCGCCTCGAGGTGCCGAAAGTCAAGAAGGTCGTCCTTAACATGGGCGTGGGCGACGCCATCCAGAACCCGAAGGCGCTCGACGCCGCCGCGGCCGACCTGGCCGCCATCACGGGGCAGAAGCCGGTGATCACGCGCGCGAAGAAGTCCATCGCGGCATTCAAGCTCAGGGCCGGGATGTCAATAGGCTGCAAGGTCACCCTTCGCGGCGAGCGGATGTACGATTTCCTTGCGAAGTTGTTCCACGTCGCGCTCCCGAGGGTGAGGGATTTTCGCGGGGTTTCGTCCAAGGGGTTCGATGGCCGTGGTAACTACTCGCTCGGTCTCAAGGAGCAGCTCATATTCCCCGAGATCGACTACGACAAGGTGGAGAAGATCAGGGGAATGGACGTCGTCATAGTCACGAGCGCGAAGACGGATGAGGAGGCCCACCAGCTCTTGAAGCTGATGGGGCTGCCGTTGAAGGATTGAGGAGGGAAAGCGTTGGCCACTAAGGCGAAGGTTGAGGCCACCAAGCGGGAGCCCAAGTTCATCGTCAGAAAGCACAACAGGTGTAAGCTGTGCGGTCGCCCTCACGCGTACATGAGGCACTTCGGCATCTGCAGGCTGTGCTTCAGGCGCATGGCGCACCGGGGCGAGATCCCGGGCATCACCAAGGCGAGCTGGTAAGCTTGGCGGCCCCGCCGGAGGGGAAGGGGGTTTCAAGATGACTGATCCTATTGCGGATATGCTCACCAGGGTACGGAACGCCGTCATGGTCAACCATGATCAGCTCGAGGTGCCTGGTTCTAAAGTCAAGAGAGAGATTGCCCAGATACTGAAAGAAGAGGGCTTTATCAGGGATTACGACTGGATAGATGACGGAAAGCAGGGCGTAATCAAGATATACCTCAAGTACGGGCCCAGCAAGACCAGGGTAATCACCGGGCTGAAGAGGATTTCTAAACCCGGGTTGCGGGTTTACGCGCAGCACGACGCGGTGCCCAAGGTCCTGGGAGGTCTCGGACTTGCCATCCTGTCCACCTCTAGGGGCATCATGACCGACAAGAGGGCGCGGAAGGAAGGCGTCGGGGGAGAGGTCCTCTGCTACATCTGGTAATCCCTCATAGCAGCGGCACGGCGAGGAGGTGGACGTAGTATGTCGAGACTGGGTCGTCTCCCGGTAGCCATACCGGCGGGCGTTCAGATAAGCGTCGATGGGAACGTGGTCAAGGTAAAGGGCCCGAAGGGCGAGCTGTCGAGGCAGTTGCACGAATCGATGAAGGTGACCGTGAACGACGGGTCGATCCTGGTCGAGAGGCCCTCGGACGAGAAGATCCACAAGTCGCTTCACGGGCTGACCCGCGCCCTCATATCCAACATGATCACGGGCGTCACCAAGGGGTACGATAAGTCGCTCGAGCTGGTCGGCGTCGGTTACAGGGCGTCGAAGTCGGGTAAGAAGATCGTCATCACCGTGGGTTTCTCGCACCCCGTCGAGATCGACCCGCCTGAGGGAATAGAGTTCGATGTCCCCAACCCAACGCTGATCGTGGTCAGGGGGCGGGACAAGGAAGCGGTCGGGCAGATGGCCGCTTCCATCAGGGACGTCAGGCCGCCCGAGCCTTACCAGGGCAAGGGCATCAGATACGCGGGCGAGAAGGTCCGCCGCAAGGCGGGCAAGGCCGGCAAGAAGTAGCTCGGGGGTGCTTCAAGTGCTCGATTCAAACAGCAAGCGCGCAGGAAGAATTCGGCGGCACCTCAGGGTGCGCAAGCGCATGTCCGGCGCACCTGAGCGTCCGAGGCTGTCCGTATTCAGGAGCCTCAAGCATATATACGCCCAGATCATCACGGACTTCGACGGCCGAACGCTGGTTCAGGCGTCAAGCGCGGACCCGGAGATGAAGGCCAGGGTCAAGCACGGCGGTAACCTGGCCGCCGCGAAGATGGTCGGCGAGCTGGTGGCCAGAAGGGCCCTGGACAAGGGCATCAAGTCGGTCGTGTTCGACCGTGGAGGGTACCTGTACCACGGCCGCGTTAAAGCGCTCGCCGAGGCCGCCCGAGAGGCGGGGCTCGAGTTCTGAGTAAGGGAGGGGAATAG
This DNA window, taken from Bacillota bacterium, encodes the following:
- the tuf gene encoding elongation factor Tu → MGKKRFERTKPHVNVGTIGHIDHGKTTLTACITKVLAGAGFAEYTPFDQIDKAPEEKARGITIATAHVEYETAARHYAHVDCPGHADYIKNMITGAAQMDGAILVVSAADGPMPQTREHILLAHQVGVPTMVVFLNKADMVDDPELLELVEIEVRELLTKYQFPGDETPVIAGSALKALECGCGKRDCPWCGKIWELMDAVDRYIPTPVRDTEKPFLMAIEDVFTITGRGTVVTGRIERGQVKVGDEIEIVGFIERPKKTVVTGVEMFRKLLDQGQAGDNVGCLLRGIDKDEVFRGMVLAKPASIKPHTKFDAEVYVLTKEEGGRHTPFFNGYRPQFYFRTTDVTGVVKLPDGVEMVMPGDNIRMELELIAPIAMEEGLRFAIREGGRTVGAGVVTKINE
- the rpsJ gene encoding 30S ribosomal protein S10, whose translation is MPAQKIRIRLRAFDHKILDRSAERIVDTAKRTGASVSGPVPLPTEKSVYTILVAPNGEKDIREQFEMRIHKRLIDIVEPTSKTVDALMRLDLPAGVDIEIKL
- the rplC gene encoding 50S ribosomal protein L3; its protein translation is MRKGIIGRKLGMTQVFDDKGVLIPVTVVEAGPCVIVQKKTVESDGYQALQVGFGPAREKSLRKPVKGHFAKARVPLARRLRELRLDKVDGYEVGSEIKADIFSAGELVDVIGLTKGRGFAGGVKRWGFHRGPMAHGSKYHRGPGSLQSRKAARVFKGRLMPGRYGQERVTIQNLRVVKIDPDRNLMLIRGAIPGANGSLVTIKNAVKAS
- the rplD gene encoding 50S ribosomal protein L4 — encoded protein: MPKVDVVNVTGAKVGEMDLNDSVFGVEENEHLMHMAVRMHLDNSRVGTADTKTRAEVDGGGRKPWRQKGTGRARQGTIRSPLWRKGGVVFGPHPRDFGFEMPRKQRRLALKSALSSKLRSGEIIVLDELRLSEPRTREMVKVLSNLNVGGRTALVVTAAPDESVSRSSRNIAGVTTSTAQNLNVYDVLAHEKVVLTKDAAKRVEEVLGTP
- the rplW gene encoding 50S ribosomal protein L23, yielding MTARDIIIRPIVTEKSNTAMGHSIYTFVVAERANKTQIRDAVEEIFKVKVKAVNTMRMLGKVRRMGVHSGRRPNWKKAMVTLEEGQKIQFFEGM
- the rplB gene encoding 50S ribosomal protein L2, whose protein sequence is MGVKSFKPTSPGIRGMTVSTFEEITRTRPERSLIANLKKHAGRNARGKITVRHQGGGSRRAYRIVDFRRDKDGIPAKVATIEYDPNRSARIALLHYADGEKRYILAPVGVAVGDTLLSGPDADIKAGNNLPLRNIPTGTMVHHIELQPGKGAQIARAAGVSAQIMAKEGPHALLRMPSGEQRLVSLDCRATIGQVGNVEHENISIGKAGRSRWMGKRPAVRGVVMNPVDHPHGGGEGKSPIGRKHPVTPWGKPTLGYKTRKKRKPSDIYIVKRRK
- the rpsS gene encoding 30S ribosomal protein S19; this translates as MSRSVKKGPFVDEKLHARVKAMNAKGDKRVIRTWSRDSTIIPDMVGHTIAVYDGRKHVPVYITEEMIGHKLGEFAPTRTFRGHGAHTERSTALK
- the rplV gene encoding 50S ribosomal protein L22, whose amino-acid sequence is METGSAGARAVARHIRISPTKVRIVANLIKGKKVDEAFAILRFTPKRASVIISKVLKSAVANAENNFEMNGKNLYVAEAIVDQGPTWKRYQPRQRGQAFPILKRTSHITVVVKERKEGK
- the rpsC gene encoding 30S ribosomal protein S3 — translated: MGQKVHPKGLRIGIIKDWDAKWFADKKEFPSILMEDVKIREFLKKKLYITGVSRIEIERAANRLKVTIYTAKPGMVIGRGGAGVEDIRKQVEALTGKQVALNIVEVKSPETDAQLVAENVAQQLEKRISFRRAMKQAISRAMRLGARGCKVRISGRLGGAEMARRERDVEGTVPLHTLRADIDYGFAEATTTYGKIGIKVWIYKGEVLPAAPRRDKEKPKAAVEGGE
- the rplP gene encoding 50S ribosomal protein L16, translating into MLMPKRVKYRKQHRGRMTGKAYRGSEVLYGEYGLQALEPAWVSDRQIEAARVALTRYIKRGGKVWIKIFPDKPVTQKPAETRMGSGKGNPEFWVAVVKPGRVLFELAGVSEDVAREAMRLAAFKLPLKTRFVKREEVGGEANEG
- the rpmC gene encoding 50S ribosomal protein L29 yields the protein MKAKDLRDMEGAELAKKLEGLKEELFNLRFQLATNQLENPMRIREVRRDIAKIKTILRERELQAGRARA
- the rpsQ gene encoding 30S ribosomal protein S17; translation: MEERRGARKVRVGTVVSDKMDKTVVVAIERFTSHPLYGRRLKVTKKLKAHDETNDCKVGDKVRVMETRPLSREKRWRVVEVLERAK
- the rplN gene encoding 50S ribosomal protein L14 — its product is MIQSYTRLTVADNTGAKKIMCIRVLGGHYRRYANIGDVIVASVKESTPGGVVKKGDVVKAVIVRSRKGLRRPDGSYIKFDENAAVILKDDKEPRGTRIFGPVARELREREFMKIISLAPEVL
- a CDS encoding 50S ribosomal protein L24; this translates as MHVKSGDTVYVTAGKYKGKKGKVLKVIPDKGAVVVEGVNIVKKHQKPTQKVMQGGIIEKEAPFPSSKVMWVCPRCGKPSRVGNKVLEAGKTARVCKQCGEVV
- the rplE gene encoding 50S ribosomal protein L5, producing MAYLKDKYVNEIVPQMMKTFEYKNRLEVPKVKKVVLNMGVGDAIQNPKALDAAAADLAAITGQKPVITRAKKSIAAFKLRAGMSIGCKVTLRGERMYDFLAKLFHVALPRVRDFRGVSSKGFDGRGNYSLGLKEQLIFPEIDYDKVEKIRGMDVVIVTSAKTDEEAHQLLKLMGLPLKD
- a CDS encoding type Z 30S ribosomal protein S14, whose amino-acid sequence is MATKAKVEATKREPKFIVRKHNRCKLCGRPHAYMRHFGICRLCFRRMAHRGEIPGITKASW
- the rpsH gene encoding 30S ribosomal protein S8, yielding MTDPIADMLTRVRNAVMVNHDQLEVPGSKVKREIAQILKEEGFIRDYDWIDDGKQGVIKIYLKYGPSKTRVITGLKRISKPGLRVYAQHDAVPKVLGGLGLAILSTSRGIMTDKRARKEGVGGEVLCYIW
- the rplF gene encoding 50S ribosomal protein L6, producing the protein MSRLGRLPVAIPAGVQISVDGNVVKVKGPKGELSRQLHESMKVTVNDGSILVERPSDEKIHKSLHGLTRALISNMITGVTKGYDKSLELVGVGYRASKSGKKIVITVGFSHPVEIDPPEGIEFDVPNPTLIVVRGRDKEAVGQMAASIRDVRPPEPYQGKGIRYAGEKVRRKAGKAGKK
- a CDS encoding 50S ribosomal protein L18 — protein: MLDSNSKRAGRIRRHLRVRKRMSGAPERPRLSVFRSLKHIYAQIITDFDGRTLVQASSADPEMKARVKHGGNLAAAKMVGELVARRALDKGIKSVVFDRGGYLYHGRVKALAEAAREAGLEF